A DNA window from Desulfatibacillum aliphaticivorans DSM 15576 contains the following coding sequences:
- a CDS encoding DUF805 domain-containing protein, whose amino-acid sequence MNWYVGVLKNYFGFSGRAHRQEYWMFVLFNFLIMVGLGIIENILGLPGVVSGLYSLAVFIPSLAVGFRRIHDIGKSAWWLLIGLVPVIGIIVLIIFFVLPSQPQSNQYGPVPA is encoded by the coding sequence ATGAACTGGTATGTTGGAGTTTTGAAGAACTATTTTGGATTCAGCGGGCGCGCGCATCGCCAGGAATACTGGATGTTCGTGCTGTTCAATTTTCTTATCATGGTCGGCCTGGGCATCATTGAAAACATTCTCGGCTTGCCCGGGGTGGTGAGCGGCCTTTACAGCCTGGCGGTTTTCATTCCCTCCCTGGCGGTGGGTTTCCGCAGAATTCACGACATCGGCAAGTCCGCATGGTGGCTGCTCATCGGATTGGTTCCGGTTATTGGAATCATTGTTCTTATAATTTTCTTTGTGCTCCCCAGCCAGCCCCAGTCGAACCAGTACGGGCCCGTCCCCGCCTGA